The Camelina sativa cultivar DH55 chromosome 14, Cs, whole genome shotgun sequence genome includes a window with the following:
- the LOC104744187 gene encoding glutathione S-transferase T3-like: MTSYNTFCQSSSSYLELLNSQGEALNQDGAYEIPTWSSQQSHDEPLSQETPVKKDRKKWNPADDEILISAWLNTSKDPIIANQQKGVSFWQRVQKYYAESPHAIANGEQGVNINCKQRWFKINESTNKFCGAYAAAERSNSSGHSENDVLKVAHDIYFSDYKTKFTMEHCWCLLRFEQKFLNQNAINTPSPSVRTKRKPVGAADQSEATHTEQDSEIRPQGIKAAKADRKNSQGKALAEYTSMWEVKRVDMAEKEKLQKLGILDTLLAKPEPLSAADQLIKDKIVAQYFAN; the protein is encoded by the coding sequence ATGACTTCTTACAATACATTCTGTCAGTCGTCTTCTAGTTATTTAGAGCTTCTCAACAGTCAAGGAGAAGCTCTTAACCAAGACGGTGCTTATGAAATACCTACTTGGAGCTCTCAACAATCCCATGATGAACCTCTTTCTCAAGAGACACCTGTCAAGAAGGATAGGAAGAAATGGAATCCGGCTGACGATGAAATACTAATAAGTGCGTGGCTGAACACTTCAAAGGACCCGATCAttgcaaatcaacaaaagggaGTAAGCTTTTGGCAAAGGGTTCAAAAATACTACGCAGAGTCTCCTCATGCGATAGCCAATGGTGAACAGGGTGTGAACATCAACTGTAAGCAGAGGTGGTTCAAGATCAATGAGTCCACAAACAAGTTCTGCGGGGCTTATGCAGCTGCAGAGAGATCCAACAGTAGTGGACACTCTGAGAACGATGTGCTGAAGGTGGCTCACGACATCTACTTCTCTGACTATAAGACGAAGTTTACAATGGAGCATTGCTGGTGTTTGTTAAGGTTTGAGCAGAAATTCCTTAACCAAAACGCGATTAACACCCCCTCACCTTCAGTcagaacaaagaggaaaccaGTTGGTGCAGCTGATCAATCCGAGGCAACCCACACTGAACAAGACTCTGAGATAAGGCCTCAAGGTATCAAGGCTGCGAAGGCTGACAGGAAGAACTCTCAGGGAAAGGCTCTTGCTGAGTACACGAGCATGTGGGAAGTCAAGAGGGTGGATATGGCTGAAAAGGAGAAGCTACAGAAGCTTGGCATACTAGACACACTTCTTGCCAAACCGGAGCCACTTAGTGCAGCTGATCAACTTATAAAGGATAAGATAGTGGCACAGTATTTTGCAAATTGA
- the LOC104743044 gene encoding uncharacterized protein LOC104743044, with product MASACVKSAGVSPGKFSTFGWTSPRMSLTREDNSRRSSSSVVGKQQPDPLPENQDPVVDFEFCLEDPVTMLSADELFSDGKLVPLKFSGVPKTSTEPRGSPEVLKSCRRLEMEISDLFSPKAPRCTTRWRELLGLKRLVNNAKPQESAKPTSSSPPSNPKTSSFKQFLHRGYKSSATAAATSPLLKESDISESISMASSRLSLSSSSSSGHEIDDLPRLSLDLDKPSPNPFAPSRTHLRNSNQSRIRLAKPRRHHPPSNPSADGSSSANIESRGLTVTADSPRLNASGKIVFHGLERSSSSPGSFTGGPRMKQHHGMPRSYSANVRITPVLNVPVCSLKSGLFFGQLFSPSSSSSSSSSSPSPGNKSQVQSNGKNRSNRTKLETKFEQLEK from the coding sequence atggcTTCCGCTTGCGTTAAAAGTGCCGGTGTTTCGCCGGGAAAGTTCTCTACGTTCGGATGGACCAGCCCTCGAATGTCTTTGACCCGAGAAGACAACAGCAGACGCTCTTCTTCCTCCGTCGTCGGCAAGCAACAACCTGATCCGTTACCGGAGAACCAAGATCCAGTtgtggattttgagttttgtctcGAAGATCCGGTGACAATGCTGTCCGCCGACGAGCTCTTCTCCGACGGAAAGCTCGTACCTTTGAAGTTCTCTGGTGTCCCCAAGACTAGCACCGAACCAAGAGGATCACCGGAGGTTCTGAAATCTTGCCGGAGACTTGAGATGGAGATCTCTGACCTCTTCTCCCCTAAAGCCCCTCGTTGTACTACTCGTTGGAGAGAGCTTTTAGGTCTCAAGAGACTTGTCAACAACGCCAAGCCACAAGAATCTGCTAAacccacttcttcttctcctccctcAAACCCCAAAACGTCGTCGTTCAAGCAATTTCTTCACCGGGGATATAAATCCTCCGCCACCGCCGCCGCGACGTCGCCGCTGCTAAAAGAATCAGATATCTCCGAATCAATCTCAATGGCCTCCTCACGTCTCTCACTCTCCTCATCGTCTTCCTCTGGCCACGAGATCGATGACCTTCCAAGACTCTCACTTGACCTAGACAAACCAAGTCCTAACCCGTTCGCTCCGTCGCGGACTCATCTACGAAACTCTAACCAATCGAGAATCAGGTTAGCCAAACCGAGGCGCCATCATCCACCGTCGAATCCTTCCGCTGACGGATCATCATCGGCGAACATTGAATCTCGGGGACTCACTGTGACGGCGGATAGTCCGAGACTTAACGCCTCCGGTAAAATAGTGTTTCATGGACTCGAAAGAAGCTCGAGTAGTCCCGGGAGCTTCACCGGCGGACCTAGGATGAAGCAGCACCATGGCATGCCGAGATCGTACTCTGCTAATGTCAGAATCACGCCGGTGCTTAATGTTCCGGTTTGTTCCCTTAAATCAGGGCTTTTCTTTGGTCAGCTTTTCTCAccttcgtcgtcttcgtcttcatcgtcttcttctccgtctCCGGGGAACAAATCGCAAGTACAGAGCAACGGCAAAAACCGGTCCAATCGAACCAAGCTTGAAACGAAATTTGAACAATTAGAGAAGTAA